In the Candidatus Omnitrophota bacterium genome, one interval contains:
- the nqrF gene encoding NADH:ubiquinone reductase (Na(+)-transporting) subunit F, with protein MPLPLYILLSTAVFTGLIVLLVAILAFVESKVVKAGNCKIFINDDPEPVLVAAGKNLLFTLANTKIFLPSACGGGGSCAMCKCQVLEGGGNVLPTETGQLTRREQKNHVRLACQVKVRNDLKIRIPDEIFHIKKFDCTVRSNRNVATFIKELVLELPAGAHLDFKPGGYIQMDVPVYHLNFKDFDIDPKYHPDWDKYNLWSLKAQNDEPVFRAYSMANHPGEKGVVMLNIRIATPPPNDMTIPPGKCSSYVFGLKPGDKVVVSGPYGEFFIKDTKREMMYIGGGAGMAPLRSHLFHLFHTLQTRDRKVTYWYGARSKREMFYTEDFEQIAKNFPNFAYNIALSAPLPEDNWKGDVGFIHDVVYRNYLKNHPEPEEIEYYLCGPPMMLSAVQKMLDSLGVPKEMIAFDSFG; from the coding sequence ATGCCTTTGCCGCTTTACATATTGCTTAGCACCGCGGTCTTCACCGGTCTCATCGTCCTTCTGGTCGCCATCCTGGCCTTTGTCGAGTCCAAGGTCGTCAAGGCCGGCAACTGCAAGATCTTCATCAATGACGATCCGGAGCCGGTCCTTGTTGCCGCCGGGAAAAACCTGCTGTTCACGCTGGCCAACACCAAGATCTTTCTGCCGTCGGCCTGCGGCGGCGGCGGGTCCTGTGCGATGTGCAAATGCCAGGTCCTGGAAGGCGGCGGCAACGTTCTCCCGACGGAAACGGGCCAGCTCACGCGCCGCGAGCAGAAGAATCACGTGCGCCTGGCCTGCCAGGTCAAGGTGCGCAACGACCTCAAGATCCGCATCCCGGACGAAATTTTTCATATCAAGAAATTCGATTGCACGGTCCGCTCCAACCGGAACGTGGCCACGTTCATCAAGGAGCTGGTTCTGGAATTGCCGGCGGGCGCTCACCTGGACTTCAAGCCCGGCGGTTATATTCAGATGGACGTTCCGGTGTATCATTTGAACTTTAAAGATTTCGACATCGATCCCAAATACCATCCGGACTGGGACAAATACAACCTTTGGTCCCTGAAGGCCCAGAACGACGAGCCGGTCTTCCGCGCCTATTCCATGGCCAATCATCCGGGGGAAAAGGGCGTCGTGATGCTCAACATCCGCATCGCCACGCCGCCGCCCAACGACATGACGATCCCCCCGGGCAAATGTTCTTCTTACGTCTTCGGTTTGAAACCCGGGGACAAAGTGGTTGTGAGCGGGCCTTACGGCGAGTTTTTCATCAAGGACACCAAGAGGGAGATGATGTACATCGGCGGCGGCGCCGGGATGGCTCCTCTGCGCAGCCACCTGTTCCATCTGTTCCATACCCTGCAGACGCGCGACCGCAAGGTGACGTATTGGTACGGGGCGCGTTCCAAGAGAGAGATGTTTTATACCGAGGATTTTGAGCAGATCGCGAAGAATTTTCCGAATTTTGCCTACAACATCGCGCTGTCGGCGCCCCTGCCCGAAGACAATTGGAAGGGGGACGTCGGCTTCATCCACGACGTCGTTTACCGCAACTACCTCAAGAACCATCCTGAACCCGAAGAGATCGAATATTATCTCTGCGGCCCGCCCATGATGCTCTCGGCGGTCCAGAAAATGCTGGATTCTCTGGGCGTGCCTAAAGAGATGATCGCCTTTGATTCGTTTGGATAA
- a CDS encoding GAF domain-containing protein: protein MTTSPANKNIKLTTSPQEEIKILRKIVDLASSDMDLNLVLKEVVKVVNEMTLADSIFIYLFDETRKRLVLRASKIPHKSMIGKIVLHVGEGITGWVARENRPVAIPKNAYQDSRFKGFDVLPEDRYEAFLSVPIIYKGRVSGVINVQHRNPHVYPARAVNLINTIAKQVGGVIEHARLFEDAEKKAAQFDSLVKVSQSITSEHYLDEILSLIVVVTAEMLNSKICSILLLNETGEELVIKATQSLSEDYKRKPNVKVNASLIGEVVKFGKALTVADVRQEQRYFYRELAVKEHLSSMVAVPMTVKDKVIGVICVYTQEPHEFTAEEINVLQMVANQAAVAVENTKLVEEALKAREALETRKLIERAKGILMRMSNLSEEAAYKVIHKKSMDTCKTMKEIAESLILMDEIQNGAHKRV, encoded by the coding sequence ATGACAACCTCTCCGGCAAACAAAAATATTAAGCTCACCACCAGCCCCCAGGAAGAGATCAAGATCCTGCGTAAGATCGTGGACCTGGCCAGTTCCGACATGGATTTGAATCTCGTCCTGAAGGAAGTGGTCAAGGTGGTCAACGAAATGACGCTGGCCGATTCGATTTTTATCTACCTTTTTGACGAGACGCGCAAACGGCTGGTCCTCCGCGCTTCCAAGATCCCCCATAAGAGCATGATCGGCAAGATCGTCCTGCATGTCGGAGAGGGGATCACCGGCTGGGTCGCCCGCGAGAACAGGCCTGTCGCGATCCCGAAGAACGCTTATCAGGATTCCCGGTTCAAAGGGTTTGATGTCCTTCCCGAAGACCGCTATGAGGCCTTTTTGTCCGTGCCCATCATTTACAAGGGCAGGGTCAGCGGCGTCATCAATGTCCAGCACCGCAACCCGCATGTCTACCCGGCCCGCGCCGTCAATCTCATCAACACCATCGCCAAGCAGGTCGGCGGCGTCATCGAACATGCCCGGCTTTTTGAAGATGCCGAAAAAAAGGCGGCGCAATTTGACAGCCTGGTCAAGGTCAGCCAGTCCATCACGTCGGAACATTATCTTGACGAGATCCTTAGCCTCATCGTGGTCGTCACCGCCGAGATGCTCAATTCCAAAATTTGCTCGATCCTGCTCTTGAACGAAACCGGCGAAGAGCTGGTCATCAAGGCGACCCAGAGCCTGAGCGAGGATTACAAGCGCAAACCCAACGTTAAGGTCAATGCGAGCCTCATCGGGGAAGTGGTCAAATTCGGCAAGGCCCTCACGGTCGCGGACGTCCGGCAGGAACAGAGGTATTTTTACAGGGAGCTGGCCGTCAAGGAACATTTGAGTTCTATGGTCGCGGTCCCGATGACCGTCAAAGACAAGGTGATCGGCGTGATTTGTGTCTACACCCAGGAACCGCACGAGTTCACGGCCGAAGAAATCAATGTCCTGCAGATGGTCGCGAACCAGGCCGCGGTGGCTGTCGAGAACACCAAGCTTGTCGAAGAGGCCCTGAAGGCCCGCGAAGCGCTCGAGACCCGCAAGCTCATCGAGCGGGCCAAAGGGATCCTGATGCGCATGAGCAATCTCTCTGAAGAAGCCGCTTACAAGGTGATCCACAAGAAGAGCATGGACACGTGCAAAACGATGAAAGAGATCGCCGAGTCGCTCATCCTGATGGACGAAATCCAAAATGGCGCCCATAAGCGTGTTTGA
- a CDS encoding TorF family putative porin, which produces MKQIITPARSGILKSFQSGRRGAVEAFVLLLTFLAFPVHAGAQETEESQTLLGDFFKEHNIDFSAGGTLDYFDKYVWRGQYLDKDSVLQPGFSLSAKGLTFGYWGSYDMENQDALASDESDYYVSYSRGWEPFTFTVGHTWYDFPEGNTSSKEFFLTVAWDTFLAPTLTYTHDYEDGKDLNTDKDGNYWALGVSHSIPVVEKYGITLDLAGSVGFVDGQWLSGEGGHFTPTVGLKLPLSDSITMTPTMGYNVPFGDLSDDNIGNQDEEFFGGVKVAFAM; this is translated from the coding sequence ATGAAACAGATCATCACGCCGGCACGGTCAGGGATTTTGAAGTCTTTTCAATCTGGGCGCAGGGGGGCGGTGGAAGCTTTTGTGCTGCTTTTGACCTTCCTGGCGTTCCCCGTCCATGCGGGCGCGCAGGAAACGGAAGAGTCCCAAACCCTTCTGGGTGACTTTTTTAAGGAGCACAACATCGATTTCTCCGCAGGGGGCACGCTGGATTATTTCGACAAATACGTGTGGCGGGGTCAGTATCTGGACAAAGACAGCGTCCTTCAGCCGGGGTTCAGCCTTTCGGCCAAAGGCCTCACCTTCGGTTACTGGGGGAGCTATGACATGGAGAACCAGGACGCCCTGGCATCTGATGAGAGTGATTACTATGTCTCGTATTCCCGCGGTTGGGAACCGTTCACATTCACGGTCGGGCACACTTGGTATGATTTTCCGGAAGGCAACACGTCTTCCAAAGAATTTTTTCTGACCGTGGCTTGGGACACCTTCCTCGCCCCGACGCTCACCTACACCCATGATTATGAAGACGGCAAGGACCTGAATACCGACAAAGACGGGAATTACTGGGCCCTGGGTGTCAGCCACAGCATCCCTGTTGTGGAGAAATACGGGATCACCCTGGACCTGGCCGGCAGCGTCGGCTTTGTGGACGGCCAGTGGCTGTCCGGTGAAGGCGGGCATTTCACGCCGACCGTCGGGCTCAAACTGCCCTTGTCCGATTCCATCACGATGACCCCGACAATGGGGTACAACGTCCCGTTCGGGGACCTTTCAGACGACAACATCGGCAATCAGGATGAGGAATTTTTCGGAGGCGTCAAGGTGGCTTTTGCGATGTGA
- a CDS encoding ammonium transporter, which translates to MESLSQMAADHQILLDTIWTLLAGVLVFFMQAGFALVETGFTRAKNACNILMKNLMDFSLGTVAFWVVGFGIMFGAGNAFFGTSGFFLHDAGGTFASLDWTKVPLTCKYFFQLVFAATAATIVSGAMAERTKFGSYIIYSLAVTAFIYPVSGHWIWGGGWLASLGMWDFAGSTVVHSVGGWLALAGAIMLGPRLGKYNADGSSNAIPGHNLPLATLGVFILWLGWFGFNPGSTMAATTSITHIAVTTNMAAAVGAIAAMVTSWVLFKKSDISMALNGALAGLVAITAGCAFVSVGSSFLIGLVAGVLVVFSVVFLDKVLHVDDPVGAISVHGVCGAWGTLAVGLFAQDMFSPGTTGNGLLFGGGMKLLSAQFIGVASVFLWCAVMGFIMFSIIKAVAGLRVSKEEELRGLDIDEHGMEAYYGFQIFVTQ; encoded by the coding sequence ATGGAATCGTTGAGCCAGATGGCGGCAGATCACCAGATCCTGCTGGACACGATCTGGACTCTCTTGGCCGGGGTCCTGGTGTTTTTCATGCAGGCGGGTTTTGCGCTCGTGGAAACAGGTTTTACCCGGGCCAAGAACGCCTGCAACATCCTGATGAAGAACTTGATGGATTTCAGCCTCGGGACGGTCGCGTTCTGGGTCGTCGGGTTCGGCATCATGTTCGGCGCGGGCAACGCGTTCTTCGGCACCAGCGGGTTTTTCCTGCATGATGCCGGGGGGACGTTTGCGTCCCTGGACTGGACCAAGGTCCCTCTCACGTGTAAATACTTCTTTCAGCTGGTCTTTGCCGCGACCGCCGCGACCATCGTGTCCGGGGCCATGGCGGAACGCACGAAGTTCGGGTCTTATATCATCTACAGTCTCGCAGTCACGGCATTCATTTATCCGGTCTCCGGGCATTGGATCTGGGGCGGCGGCTGGTTGGCGAGTCTTGGTATGTGGGATTTCGCTGGATCCACAGTCGTTCACTCTGTCGGCGGCTGGCTGGCTTTGGCTGGAGCTATCATGCTGGGCCCGCGTTTGGGGAAATATAATGCCGATGGATCATCCAATGCCATCCCCGGGCACAATCTGCCCCTGGCAACATTGGGGGTCTTTATCTTGTGGCTCGGCTGGTTCGGGTTCAACCCGGGCAGCACCATGGCCGCGACAACCAGCATTACCCATATCGCGGTGACAACCAACATGGCGGCGGCCGTTGGCGCCATTGCAGCCATGGTCACATCCTGGGTTTTGTTCAAGAAGTCCGACATCAGTATGGCCTTGAACGGAGCCTTGGCTGGTTTAGTGGCCATCACCGCGGGCTGCGCGTTTGTGTCCGTGGGCAGTTCGTTCTTGATTGGGCTTGTGGCCGGTGTCTTGGTTGTGTTTTCCGTCGTTTTCCTCGATAAGGTCCTGCATGTTGACGACCCGGTCGGTGCCATTTCCGTCCATGGCGTTTGCGGCGCCTGGGGGACTTTGGCGGTCGGGCTGTTTGCCCAGGATATGTTCTCCCCGGGCACGACCGGTAACGGATTGTTGTTCGGCGGCGGAATGAAGCTGCTCTCGGCCCAATTCATCGGTGTCGCGTCCGTGTTTCTGTGGTGCGCCGTGATGGGGTTCATCATGTTTTCGATCATCAAGGCGGTTGCCGGACTCCGCGTCAGCAAGGAAGAAGAGCTTCGCGGCCTGGATATCGACGAACACGGGATGGAAGCCTACTATGGGTTCCAGATCTTTGTGACCCAATAA
- a CDS encoding P-II family nitrogen regulator yields the protein MKMIIAMIQPHKLPDVKKALFDADVHKMTVTNVLGCGQQKGFSETYRGVVHEINLLKKIRLEIAVNDDFVKPTVRAIIKGAKTGKIGDGKIFVMDLPQCIRIRTEEEGHLAIG from the coding sequence ATGAAAATGATCATCGCCATGATTCAACCGCACAAACTGCCGGATGTCAAAAAGGCGCTGTTTGACGCGGATGTTCATAAAATGACCGTGACCAATGTTCTGGGTTGCGGGCAGCAAAAAGGGTTCAGCGAGACGTACCGCGGCGTTGTCCATGAGATCAACCTTCTCAAGAAGATCCGGCTGGAGATCGCGGTCAACGACGACTTCGTCAAGCCGACGGTCCGGGCCATCATCAAGGGGGCCAAGACCGGGAAGATCGGGGACGGGAAGATCTTTGTCATGGACCTGCCCCAGTGCATCCGGATTCGGACCGAAGAAGAGGGGCACCTGGCCATCGGCTGA
- a CDS encoding ammonium transporter — MDMINSGDTAWVLVSSALVMLMTPGLALFYGGMVRRKNVLGILMQCFIILCILSLQWVLFGYSLAFGKGSAFIGGLDWFGLNGVGQEPNADYAATIPHLAFMIFQAMFAIITPALIIGAFAERMKFSAFILFSLLWATFVYDPVCHMVWAVGGWIRDMGALDFAGGTVVHINAGIAALVTAIVLGKRSGYMNKPTPLHNIPLTVLGAALLWFGWFGFNAGSALGANGLAANAFVTTNTAAAAAGLSWALLEWWKSGKPTMFGTVTGAVAGLVAITPAAGFVTTMSAILIGLSVSVVCYFAVGILKPKFGYDDSLDAFGVHGVGGIWGALMTGLFATKAVNPAGNDGLFYGNPALLVIQFKAVAITVIYSLIVTFIILKVVDLLVGARVSQEDEAMGLDLTQHHERAYTILE; from the coding sequence ATGGACATGATCAATAGCGGAGATACAGCGTGGGTCCTGGTTTCATCAGCGCTGGTTATGCTGATGACGCCGGGGCTGGCGTTATTTTACGGCGGCATGGTCCGTCGTAAGAACGTTTTAGGGATTTTGATGCAGTGCTTTATCATCCTCTGCATCCTGAGTCTTCAGTGGGTTTTGTTCGGCTACAGCCTGGCTTTCGGCAAAGGTTCGGCTTTTATCGGCGGGCTGGATTGGTTCGGCTTGAATGGGGTCGGACAGGAACCGAATGCCGATTATGCCGCAACAATCCCGCATCTGGCGTTCATGATTTTTCAGGCCATGTTCGCGATCATCACCCCGGCCCTGATCATCGGGGCCTTTGCCGAACGTATGAAGTTTTCGGCCTTCATCCTTTTTAGCCTTCTCTGGGCGACATTTGTTTATGACCCGGTCTGCCACATGGTTTGGGCCGTGGGCGGCTGGATCCGCGACATGGGAGCGCTGGATTTCGCGGGCGGAACGGTTGTCCATATCAACGCCGGGATCGCCGCGCTCGTGACAGCGATCGTGTTGGGGAAAAGATCCGGCTACATGAACAAGCCGACTCCTCTGCACAATATCCCTCTGACCGTTCTCGGGGCCGCCCTTCTGTGGTTCGGGTGGTTCGGGTTCAACGCCGGCAGCGCCCTGGGCGCCAACGGTTTGGCCGCCAACGCGTTTGTGACGACCAACACCGCCGCCGCAGCAGCCGGTTTGAGCTGGGCGCTGTTGGAATGGTGGAAGAGCGGCAAGCCGACGATGTTCGGGACCGTGACCGGCGCCGTGGCCGGGCTCGTGGCCATCACGCCTGCCGCGGGTTTCGTGACAACGATGTCCGCTATCCTGATCGGCCTTTCGGTCAGCGTGGTCTGCTATTTCGCCGTTGGGATCCTCAAGCCGAAATTCGGATATGACGATTCCCTGGACGCGTTCGGTGTCCACGGTGTCGGCGGGATATGGGGCGCTTTGATGACCGGCCTTTTTGCCACAAAGGCGGTCAACCCTGCTGGCAACGACGGGTTATTTTACGGCAACCCGGCCTTGCTCGTGATTCAGTTCAAAGCCGTTGCCATTACGGTGATTTACTCCCTGATCGTGACCTTCATCATCCTGAAGGTGGTAGACCTGTTGGTGGGAGCCAGGGTCAGTCAGGAAGATGAAGCGATGGGCCTTGATTTGACGCAGCATCATGAGAGGGCCTATACAATTCTCGAATAA
- a CDS encoding P-II family nitrogen regulator — translation MKLVIAIIQPHRLEQVKEALYEANVNLITVTEVLGHGRQKGIDEYYRGAKETGNLLRKIQLEIAVNENFVEPTIKAIIKGARTGKIGDGKILVVDLPRCIRIRTGDEGSEAIG, via the coding sequence ATGAAACTCGTTATTGCCATTATCCAGCCGCACCGGCTGGAGCAGGTGAAAGAAGCCCTGTATGAAGCGAATGTCAACCTCATCACCGTCACGGAGGTGTTGGGGCACGGCCGCCAGAAGGGCATCGATGAATATTACCGCGGCGCCAAGGAAACCGGAAATCTCCTTCGTAAGATCCAGTTGGAGATCGCGGTCAACGAAAATTTCGTCGAGCCGACCATCAAGGCCATTATCAAGGGGGCCAGGACGGGCAAGATCGGCGACGGCAAGATTCTTGTTGTGGATTTGCCGCGTTGTATTAGAATTAGGACCGGAGATGAAGGTTCTGAAGCGATTGGTTGA
- a CDS encoding glutamine synthetase III, which produces MSSMTSSSDNESLVDLYGKNVFNLKVMRNYLSEKAYQSLSATIKLGGKLDPNIADEVAEAMKTWAVERGATHFTHWFQPMTGTTAEKHDAFISPDEEGNVVLKFSGKELIQGEPDASSFPSGGLRATFEARGYTGWDPTSPAFLKEGPEGATLCIPTFYIGYHGEALDKKTPLLRSMTALSKQVCRLANLFGIDIKGKRAFCTLGPEQEYFLISKEHYKSRLDLVQTGRTLFGSKPAKHQQQEDHYFGAVKPVVMAFMEDLDRTMWSLGMPAKTRHNEVAPAQYEMAPIFEDLNIAVDHNMIMMEVMRQVADKHGLVCLLHEKPFAGINGSGKHNNWSIVGPDGKNWLYPGKTPHENAKFLTILCAVIKAVDSYADLLRVSVASAGNDHRLGANEAPPAIVSIFLGDQLTDIIEQIEKGGAKSSKQGDAISVGVNSLPSLARDTTDRNRTSPFAFTGAKFEFRAVGSNMNPSAANMVLNTIVAEAISDICDQLESAGKAGKDFNASLQKVLQGIIKEHKRVLFNGDNYTAEWHAEAKKRGLPNFRTTPEALETIKLKKNIAVFTKHGVLTEKELASRYEINKHAYETVIALEGNCALIMARTQLIPAAIQYQKDLAETIKSIGAAGKTVAQKKLLKSVSGLVEGSLAACDALESAIVKHDAAKTNACMSRLRESIDELEGLVPAKLWPVPSYAEMLLMNAM; this is translated from the coding sequence ATGAGCAGTATGACCAGCAGCAGTGACAACGAATCCCTCGTGGATCTGTACGGCAAGAACGTTTTCAATTTGAAGGTCATGCGCAATTACCTTTCGGAAAAGGCCTATCAGTCTCTGAGCGCGACCATCAAGCTGGGGGGGAAACTGGACCCGAACATCGCCGATGAGGTTGCCGAAGCCATGAAGACCTGGGCAGTCGAACGCGGCGCCACCCATTTCACGCATTGGTTTCAGCCGATGACCGGAACCACGGCGGAGAAACACGACGCTTTTATTTCTCCGGATGAAGAGGGCAACGTGGTCCTGAAATTTTCCGGCAAGGAATTGATCCAGGGCGAGCCGGACGCTTCGAGTTTTCCGTCTGGCGGTCTTCGCGCGACGTTCGAGGCCCGCGGGTATACCGGTTGGGATCCCACCAGCCCGGCCTTCCTTAAAGAGGGCCCTGAAGGCGCGACCCTTTGCATTCCGACCTTCTATATCGGATATCACGGGGAAGCGTTGGACAAGAAGACCCCGCTTTTACGCTCCATGACCGCTCTGTCAAAACAGGTTTGCCGCTTGGCGAACTTGTTTGGCATTGATATCAAGGGCAAGCGCGCATTTTGCACGCTCGGCCCGGAGCAGGAATATTTCCTGATCTCGAAAGAGCATTATAAGTCCCGTTTGGATCTGGTGCAGACGGGCCGCACGCTGTTCGGGAGTAAACCGGCCAAGCACCAGCAGCAGGAAGACCATTATTTCGGCGCTGTCAAGCCGGTGGTCATGGCCTTCATGGAAGACCTTGACCGCACGATGTGGTCTTTGGGCATGCCGGCGAAAACCCGCCACAATGAGGTGGCCCCGGCCCAGTACGAAATGGCGCCGATTTTCGAAGACCTGAACATCGCCGTTGACCATAACATGATCATGATGGAAGTCATGCGCCAGGTCGCCGATAAACACGGCCTGGTCTGCCTGCTCCATGAAAAGCCGTTTGCCGGCATCAACGGTTCCGGGAAGCACAACAACTGGTCCATCGTCGGGCCGGATGGGAAGAACTGGCTGTATCCGGGCAAAACCCCGCATGAGAACGCCAAATTCCTGACCATCCTGTGCGCCGTGATCAAGGCGGTCGATTCCTACGCCGATCTGCTGCGCGTGTCCGTCGCGTCCGCGGGTAACGACCATCGCCTGGGCGCCAATGAGGCCCCGCCGGCGATCGTTTCGATTTTCCTCGGCGATCAGCTGACCGACATCATTGAGCAGATTGAAAAAGGCGGAGCGAAAAGCTCCAAGCAGGGCGACGCCATCAGCGTCGGCGTGAACTCTTTGCCGTCGCTGGCCAGAGACACGACGGACCGCAACCGCACCTCGCCGTTCGCTTTCACCGGCGCGAAATTCGAGTTCCGTGCGGTCGGGTCCAACATGAACCCTTCCGCGGCGAACATGGTCCTGAACACCATCGTCGCCGAGGCCATCAGTGACATCTGCGACCAGTTGGAGTCCGCTGGGAAAGCCGGCAAGGATTTCAATGCCAGTCTGCAGAAGGTCCTGCAGGGCATCATCAAGGAGCACAAGCGCGTCCTCTTTAACGGCGACAATTACACGGCCGAATGGCACGCCGAAGCCAAGAAGCGCGGGCTGCCGAACTTCAGGACGACGCCCGAGGCCTTGGAAACGATCAAGCTCAAGAAAAACATCGCTGTGTTCACCAAGCACGGCGTGTTGACGGAAAAAGAGTTGGCGTCCCGTTATGAGATCAACAAGCACGCCTATGAGACCGTCATCGCGCTCGAGGGCAATTGCGCTTTGATCATGGCGCGGACCCAGTTGATCCCGGCCGCCATCCAGTATCAGAAAGACTTGGCCGAGACCATCAAGTCGATCGGCGCGGCGGGCAAAACCGTCGCCCAAAAGAAGCTGCTCAAAAGCGTTTCCGGCCTTGTCGAGGGATCGTTGGCCGCCTGCGATGCGCTGGAATCAGCCATTGTCAAGCACGATGCCGCCAAGACCAACGCGTGCATGAGCCGGCTTCGTGAATCGATCGACGAGCTGGAGGGTTTGGTTCCGGCCAAGCTCTGGCCCGTTCCGTCGTATGCGGAAATGCTGCTGATGAACGCCATGTAA
- a CDS encoding type 1 glutamine amidotransferase gives MILIIKHIGIEGPALLGDYLQERGIRSQVIDLGAGDALPLDSKAVDAVVVLGGPMNVDEEDRYPFLKPENIFIQNILKKRIPFLGICLGSQLLAKAAGAKVVKSPAKEVGWFDIQLTDAGKRDPFFNALAPELRVYQWHEDMFMIPAGGELLATAPGCPHQAFRVGENAYGLQFHCEITDRSITEWCDEYLKNHPRDLRIKKAGMLEEYRLKKAEYFKAARQMFGNFVKIIESKRNLAAGSGAQGVPGGLR, from the coding sequence ATGATCCTGATCATCAAACATATCGGCATTGAAGGCCCCGCCCTTTTGGGTGATTACCTGCAGGAGAGGGGGATTCGCTCGCAGGTCATTGACCTGGGGGCTGGGGATGCCCTTCCCTTGGATTCGAAGGCTGTTGACGCGGTTGTTGTGCTCGGCGGGCCGATGAACGTGGATGAAGAGGACCGGTACCCGTTTTTGAAACCGGAAAACATCTTTATTCAAAATATATTGAAAAAGCGGATTCCCTTTCTGGGAATTTGCCTGGGGTCGCAGCTCCTGGCCAAGGCCGCGGGCGCGAAAGTGGTCAAATCGCCGGCGAAGGAAGTTGGCTGGTTTGATATTCAATTGACCGATGCGGGAAAAAGAGATCCTTTTTTCAATGCCCTTGCCCCGGAATTGCGGGTTTACCAATGGCATGAGGACATGTTTATGATCCCGGCCGGCGGAGAATTGCTGGCCACGGCGCCGGGGTGCCCTCATCAGGCCTTCCGCGTCGGAGAGAACGCTTACGGGCTTCAGTTCCATTGCGAGATCACGGACCGGAGCATCACGGAATGGTGCGATGAGTACTTGAAAAACCACCCCCGTGACCTTAGAATCAAGAAAGCCGGGATGCTGGAGGAATACCGTTTGAAGAAAGCCGAATATTTTAAGGCCGCCCGACAGATGTTCGGGAATTTTGTGAAAATCATTGAGTCCAAGAGAAACCTTGCGGCCGGTTCCGGGGCGCAGGGTGTTCCCGGCGGGCTTAGGTAA